Within the Thermostichus lividus PCC 6715 genome, the region CCGTGCGTCTCAAGGATGGGCGCGTGTTTGAAGGGGAGGTGCGCGGTGTAGATGAGGTCTCCGATCTAGCGATTGTCAAGCTGAAGGGGGTTACAGAGCCATTGCCGACAGCTCCTCTGGGCGACTCCAGTGCGGTAAAAGTGGGAGACTGGGCGATCGCCGTGGGGAATCCCCTAGGGTTAGACAATACCGTCACCTTGGGGATTGTGAGCACCCTCCACCGCTCCAGTGCCCAAGTGGGGATTCCCGATAAGCGCCTAGAGTTTATTCAAACCGATGCGGCGATCAACCCAGGGAACTCCGGTGGGCCACTGCTCAATGAAGCCGGGGAAGTGATTGGCATTAATACTGCGATTCGTGCCGATGCTATGGGAATTGGGTTTGCGATTCCGATCAATAAAGCAAAAGCACTGCAAGAGCGCCTTGTGCGCGGTGAAAAAATTAGTCATGCATACCTTGGTGTGCAGATGACTACCTTTACTCCAGCCATGGCCAAGGAAAATAATGCTAACCCCAACTCACCGGTGATGCTGCCGGAGGTCAATGGGGTACTGGTGGTGCAGGTTCTGCCCAATACGCCAGCCGCAAAGGCAGGGTTGCGCTGGGGAGATGTCATTACCGCAGTCGATGGGCAGCCCATTACCAGTGCTGAGGAATTACAGGCCGTGGTTGACGCTTCTAAGGTGGGTCAGGTACTGAACTTAACCATTCAGCGGGGCGATCGCGTCCAGCGGGTGAATGTACGCACGGCGGAACTGCCTGGGGCGGCCTAGGGATGCCGCTGGGGCTACTGTTGGTGTGGCTTTTTGCCTTGGGCACAAGGCTCTGGGGCTTAGGCCGCTTTAACACCCTTGTGTTTGACGAAGTGTATTTTGCCCGCTTTGCCCGCAATTATCTGGCCGGAGAGCCATTCTTTGATGCCCATCCCCCCCTCGGTAAGTACCTGATTGCCCTTGGCATTTGGTTGGCAGGCGGGTTTCAGCCGTGGGGCTATCGCTGGCTCAATGCTGTTGTTGGCTCGCTGATTCCCGTTGCTGCTGCCCTTTTGGCGTATCTGATCACGCGGCGCCAGCGGGTGGGTTTAGTGGCGGGGACGTTTGTGGCCTTAGATGGCTTTTTTTTAGTGGAGTCCCGCTATGCCCTCATTAACGTCTATCTGGTGTTTTTTGGGGTGGTGGCGCAGGTTGTCTGGCTCTGGGGGCAGCAGTGGAAAGCACAGCGGTGGTGGGCACTCATGGGCACAGGGGTGGCCTTGGGAGCCTGCGTGGCGGTTAAGTGGAGTGGTCTGGGGTTTCTCCTCGGGCTGTGGCTGGTGTGGGGAGTGCAGCGCTGGTGGATGCCACAGCGGCAGCGGTATTACACGGCGATGGACATGGTGCTGATCCTACCCTTGGTGGTGTTCACGGTCTATAGTCTGCTGTGGCTGCCCCACTTAGCCTTTCATCCGCACTCCAACCTGTGGCAGGTTCACGTCCAGATGTTTAATTACCATCGCAGTGTGGCTAGTACTGCTCATCCCTACTGTGCGCCGTGGTGGTCGTGGCCGTTGCTGTTGCGACCCCTGAGTTACTTTTTTCAGCGAGTACACACCCTCAGCGAAGCTGTGCCAGTCATTGGCCCTCCCTTACCCATGGCAGACACGGCTTGGGTGTATGCGGTTCATGCCATGTTTAATCCCCCCTTGCTGTGGCTGAGTACGCTGGCGATGCTGGCAATAATACCGTTGGCAAGGCGATCGTCCGCGGGGCAGTTTTTGCTGCTTAACTATGCGGCGAACTTTCTCCCTTGGGTTTTGGTGAGCCGCTGCCTGTTTCTCTATCACTACCTACCCGCTGCACTGTACAGTTTTATGACCCTAGCGGTGGTTTGGGACTGGGCGTGGCGATCGCCACCGTGGGGACGCGCTCTGAGTGTGGTGGTGCTACTGCTGATTGTTAGTGGCTTTCTCTACTGGTTGCCAGTGTATTGGGGGCTACCGCTCACCCCCCAGCAGTTTTTTCAGCGGATGTGGTGGCGATCGTGGATCTAATCACATAGCATCAAGCGGGAGGTTTCGCTCTCTTGAGCCAGATTGCCGCTTGGGTTACCGTTGCGATCGCCCAGTTCTTGGAAATTGTGCTGTGCTCGCTGCCACGCCTCCACAAAGCGGCTCACCCGAATCGGATCAATGGGCTGGGTAATTTGGCCATTGCGCTTCAACGAGCTAGCCACAATCACCCCATCGACATAGGGAACCAACTGCTCAACGTTATCCCAAGAGGCGCCACTGCCAATAAACAGCGGTTGACCCTTAGCCGCACTAGAGGCGATTGAGAGGTCCTCTTCGCTGGGGGGGTGCCCCGTTGCCCAGCCAGAGAGGATCACCCCATCCGCTAAGCCTCGCTCGAAGGTATCGCGAACGGCGGTACTCAGGTTAGGGGTATTTAAGGGTTGGGCGTGCTTGACCATGACATCCGCCAAAATTTTAATGTCTTGCCCCAGTTCACGGCGGTAGCGCAATAGGTGATGGGCTTGGCCTTCAATAATGCCTTGATCCGTGGCCATCACCCCCGTCAGCACATTGACGCGAATAAACTGTGCCCCCGTACACGTAGCGATCGCCAGACCACTGTAGGCATCATTGCGCAGCACATTTAAGCCAATGGGTAAGGCCACCAAATTTTTCAGGCGTTGCACCACCAAGGTCATGGCACTGACCACCGCCGCATCGACACGATCTTTGGTAAAGGGGGCATCAAAAAAGTTTTCAACAATAATCGCATTAGCACCCCCTGAGGCCAAGGCGGTGGCTTCCTGCTCTGCCCGGTCAATCACTGCCTTAAGGCTACCGCCCCAACGGGGAGAGGTGGGCAACGGTAACAGGTGTACAACACCAATCACTGGGGTAGCGGTATTAAAAAGTGTCCGGAGATCCACAACGATTTAGCGGTAGGTTGACAGCGAAATAACAACAAGCGGAGCATAGAGCCTAGGGTGGCACTCTACCGAGTAAACGATGGCAGAATCCACTGATTTAAGTATATCCCCGTCTGACCCCCCCCTCGTGGCGATCGCCCTTGGTAGCAATCTGGGTCAGTCCCGCCAAATCCTACAAGCAGCCGTTTGCGCCCTGCAACAGATACCCCACATCACTGGATTGCACTGCTCTCGGTGGTACCGCACCACACCAGTGGGACCACCACAGCCGGACTACTGGAATGGCTGCGTTACAGCGTTCACTACCCTTAGCCCCCTAGCATTGTTACACCAACTTCAGGCCATTGAGCAGCAGTTTGGCCGCAAGCGTCATCAACGGTGGGGGCCGCGCACGTTGGATCTCGATCTACTGTTTTACGGCGATACCATTGTCAATACATCAGAGCTAACGCTACCTCATCCTGAGTTAGCCAATCGTCCCTTTGTTCTTGTCCCCTTAGCCGAAATCGCCCCCCAGTGGCGGCATCCCATCCTCACAGACACGATCGCCACCCTACAGGCGCGTTTAGGTGTTGCTGGCATCAAGGCCGTGGCCTCTGCCGATGCGCCCGAAACCATGTTTGTAACTGCTCACAACAGCGATCCGCGAGGATGCCACCTACACTGTGCACCCGATGAAAGGCCGCCGCACTCCTAAAAATTTGTAGCACCGAGTCAATGGCACCGGTCTTCGGATCCGGTGTGCCGTAGATCAGAGTGTGAATGCGGGCTTGGACAATAGCACCCGCACACATGGGGCAGGGTTCGAGGGTGACGTAAAGGCGACAGCCGTTCAGGTACCAGGTTCCCAGCCGCTCTCCCGCACGGCGCAGGGCAATGATTTCCGCGTGAGCCGTGGGGTCGTGATCCCGTTGGCGACGATTTTCCCCAGTGGCAATGAGGGTATTATTGGCATCC harbors:
- the folK gene encoding 2-amino-4-hydroxy-6-hydroxymethyldihydropteridine diphosphokinase; the encoded protein is MAESTDLSISPSDPPLVAIALGSNLGQSRQILQAAVCALQQIPHITGLHCSRWYRTTPVGPPQPDYWNGCVTAFTTLSPLALLHQLQAIEQQFGRKRHQRWGPRTLDLDLLFYGDTIVNTSELTLPHPELANRPFVLVPLAEIAPQWRHPILTDTIATLQARLGVAGIKAVASADAPETMFVTAHNSDPRGCHLHCAPDERPPHS
- a CDS encoding phospholipid carrier-dependent glycosyltransferase; the encoded protein is MPLGLLLVWLFALGTRLWGLGRFNTLVFDEVYFARFARNYLAGEPFFDAHPPLGKYLIALGIWLAGGFQPWGYRWLNAVVGSLIPVAAALLAYLITRRQRVGLVAGTFVALDGFFLVESRYALINVYLVFFGVVAQVVWLWGQQWKAQRWWALMGTGVALGACVAVKWSGLGFLLGLWLVWGVQRWWMPQRQRYYTAMDMVLILPLVVFTVYSLLWLPHLAFHPHSNLWQVHVQMFNYHRSVASTAHPYCAPWWSWPLLLRPLSYFFQRVHTLSEAVPVIGPPLPMADTAWVYAVHAMFNPPLLWLSTLAMLAIIPLARRSSAGQFLLLNYAANFLPWVLVSRCLFLYHYLPAALYSFMTLAVVWDWAWRSPPWGRALSVVVLLLIVSGFLYWLPVYWGLPLTPQQFFQRMWWRSWI
- a CDS encoding HhoA/HhoB/HtrA family serine endopeptidase, with the translated sequence MLNLKQPFQSLRWLGQWCWLLLAVSVLLWNWSAPAMAAVSSAGHSFVAAAVERVGDAVVRIDTERTVLRSVDPLFNDPFFRQFFPGLAPLPQEDRLRGQGSGFIIDSSGILMTNAHVVSQADTVAVRLKDGRVFEGEVRGVDEVSDLAIVKLKGVTEPLPTAPLGDSSAVKVGDWAIAVGNPLGLDNTVTLGIVSTLHRSSAQVGIPDKRLEFIQTDAAINPGNSGGPLLNEAGEVIGINTAIRADAMGIGFAIPINKAKALQERLVRGEKISHAYLGVQMTTFTPAMAKENNANPNSPVMLPEVNGVLVVQVLPNTPAAKAGLRWGDVITAVDGQPITSAEELQAVVDASKVGQVLNLTIQRGDRVQRVNVRTAELPGAA
- the btpA gene encoding photosystem I biogenesis protein BtpA, which codes for MDLRTLFNTATPVIGVVHLLPLPTSPRWGGSLKAVIDRAEQEATALASGGANAIIVENFFDAPFTKDRVDAAVVSAMTLVVQRLKNLVALPIGLNVLRNDAYSGLAIATCTGAQFIRVNVLTGVMATDQGIIEGQAHHLLRYRRELGQDIKILADVMVKHAQPLNTPNLSTAVRDTFERGLADGVILSGWATGHPPSEEDLSIASSAAKGQPLFIGSGASWDNVEQLVPYVDGVIVASSLKRNGQITQPIDPIRVSRFVEAWQRAQHNFQELGDRNGNPSGNLAQESETSRLMLCD
- the tadA gene encoding tRNA adenosine(34) deaminase TadA, whose amino-acid sequence is MSSAPAQAEHEFWMQQAIALAHHAGCADEVPVGAVIVDANNTLIATGENRRQRDHDPTAHAEIIALRRAGERLGTWYLNGCRLYVTLEPCPMCAGAIVQARIHTLIYGTPDPKTGAIDSVLQIFRSAAAFHRVHSVGGILADRCCEQLQTWFRAHRQRPRP